The stretch of DNA ATCATTTTTATTTTTTGGTGAATAATTGACGTGTACCACTTCATAGTTTTCGTTTAAATATGAATTGATTTCTTCATTTTTTTGAGTTAGCTCGTTAAACATTATACACCATGCACACCAGTTTCCACCTATTTGTAATAAGACATGTTTCTTTTGGGTTGATGCTTTTGCTACAGCATCATTGATTTGTTGTTGCGCATTTGCTGATTCGTCATATATTTTTTTCTTCTCAGCAGTTTGTGCAAAAGCAAGGCTTAATGTCATTAAGAAAGCTCCGAATACGAAAGAAAATCTTTTCATTTGAATAAGTATTTATTGAAGCTCTAAAGTTATAAAAAATCAAGCCAAAGTTATGGCTAGACCTATTTTTTGATTAAATTATAGTATGAATTTTGCTTTGCTTGTAATAATTCTACATCTTGTTTGGGTGAAGGAAAATGATTCGGTTCAGTCGTCGAAAAATAGAATTTAGATTCAAATGCTAAAAGATCTAATTCTAATTGGTATTGGTTGATTCGGGTATGTATTTGGTTTGAATAGTAATTGATTAATTGATCATATTGTTCAGCTAATTCACTATTCATCAAAATAAACGATTTGAATTCTTGTATTTCTTCCAAGAATTGAATGATCTGATGCGAAATTTTCATTTGTTTCGCACGTAATTCTTTTTGCTTAGAGTAAAGGTCAGAAGTCAACAATTGTTGATTAATTGCACGATGTCTATCTGTTAAGATTAATGCACATTCTAAAGCTTTTTTCATCATTCTCATATTTTGTTGGTACAAATAAACAATTGTATCATGACAAAATATGTCGTTGAAAATGGGATTGAAAATTTAATATAAAACTTTAACTAAATTTGAAAAAGTAAAATTTCGAGTTATGAATATGCCACTTGCTGAACGAATGCGTCCACGTACATTAGAAGATTATATCAATCAAAAACATTTAGTCGGACCTAATGGTCCAATTGCGATGATGTTGAAAAATGATTTGATTGCTTCAATGATTTTCTGGGGACCTCCAGGTACAGGAAAAACTACATTAGCGCAATTGGTTTCTGAACTATCAGGTCGCCCATTTTACACATTAAGCGCCATTAATGCTGGCGTTAAAGAAGTACGAGAAGTCATTGAAAAAGCGAAAGGGCAAAATTTATTTTCAGGTGGTAAAAATCCAATCTTATTTATAGATGAGATTCATCGATTCAATAAAACTCAACAAGATAGTTTATTAGGTGCAGTAGAAAAAGGTTGGATTACACTAATTGGAGCGACAACTGAAAATCCAAGTTTCGAAGTGGTTCCGGCCTAATTATCAAGAGCTCAAGTGTACACAATAAAATCCTTGGATCGTGAAGATTTGGAGGGATTAATTGCACGAGCTTTAATAAAGGATGATTATTTATCCAAAAAAAATATAACGATTCATGAATCAAACGTGTTGATTCGATATTCGGGTGGTGATGCGAGAAAACTTTTAAATGGATTAGAGTTGGTTGTCAATAGTTTTGGGAACGATGAAGAAATTATTATTACAGATGAAATTGTGACGACCCGAATTCAACAAAATCTTGCACGATATGACAAATCGGGAGAACAACATTATGATATTATTTCAGCATTTATTAAATCGATTCGAGGTTCGGATCCGAATGGTGCAGTTTATTGGTTGGCTCGAATGATAGAAGGAGGAGAAGATTTAAAATTTATTGCTCGACGATTATTAATTGCGGCATCTGAAGATATTGGGAATGCTAACCCCACAGCGATGATTTTAGCAAACAATACGTTTCAAGCAGTTTCGGTTGTTGGATATCCTGAATCTCGAATATTATTAAGTCAATGTGCAATTTATTTGCCAATTCACCCAAAAGTAATTCTACTTTATACCATTAATAAAGCGCAACAGATAGTGAAGCAAACCGGAGATTTGCCAGTTCCTTTACATTTGCGCAATGCTCCAACAAAGTTGATGAAGCAAATGGATTACGGCAAAGAGTATATGTATGCTCATGATTATGATAATAATTTTGCTTATCAAGAATATTTACCTGACGAATTAAAGGGAGCTACATTTTATGAACCAGGTAATAATAAAAGAGAACAACAAGATAAATTTTCGCTGAATCAAAAATGGCGAGGAAAATATGGGTATTAAATTTAATTCGTTTTAACGAAGTACTTCGGACTTTATTTGTAAATTTAGTAGACAATACGAGGCAATGAAGCAAATACAAATTATTAACGGTCCCAATCTAAATTTATTAGGTGTAAGAGAGCCTGAAATTTACGGAACTCAAACTTTTGAGGATTTTTTTATCGAAATCAGAAAACAATTTCCAGATTGTTCGATTCATTATTATCAATCCAATCATGAAGGGGATTTGATTGATTTGATCCACAAGGTGGGATTTTCTTATGATGGAATTGTATTGAATGCAGGTGCATATACTCATTATTCTTATGCTTTAGCAGATGCTATTAAAGCTGTGAAGACTCCAGTGGTTGAGGTACATATCTCTGATATTTATGCCAGAGAAGGTTTTCGTGCCACAAGTGTAACAGGAGTTAATTGTATCAAAATTATATCGGGTAAAGGATTGCCTGGCTATATCGAAGCTATTAAAGAATTCATTAAATAAACAAAAAGGCTGATCAATGATCAGCCTTTTTTAATATTCTTTTTTGTATTGTTCTTTTTTAAATTCGTCCACCAAATGTTCATTCAGACTTTCGATGTATCCTAAGATTTCTAATTTTCCAATTTGACTACTTGACGAACTAGAGAAAATAACGGGTAATTCTTCCCATGTTTTTAATAATTCATTTTTGTAGTTATTTAAATTCTTTTGGAATTCAGTACTCGATAATTTATCCAGTTTAGTAAATACAATTGAAAAAGGAATTCCTTTATTTCCTAACCATTGCATAAACTGTAAATCGATTTGTTGAGGTTTATGTCTCGAATCGATTAGTAAGAATACATTCACTAAGTTTTTACGAAACTCGATATAATCATAAATCATACGATTAAAACCACCTCGAACTCCTTTCGGGGCTTTGGCAAAACCATAACCCGGTAAATCCGTAAGATACCAAGTGTCGTCCATTTCAAACGTATTAATTAATTGCGTTTTACCTGGAGTAGCCGAAGTTTTTGCTAATGATTTTTTATTCGCTAACATATTTATTAACGAAGATTTTCCAACATTAGACCTTCCAATAAATGCATACTCCGGTTTGAATGGAGGAGGACATTCTGTATATTTTTGCGAACTTTTAAGAAATTCAGCTTTCTTAATCATCATAATTTATTATTTTACAGATGGTGCAATATTCTTTTCAATTAACCATTGATCCAAAATTTCATTGAATAAATCAGGATGTTCCATCATAGGAGCATGTCCACATTTATCAATCCAATATAATGAAGCATCAGGCAATTCTTCATTAAATTCAACTGCAACTTCAGGAGGCGTAACATTATCTTGTTTTCCCCAGATTAAACAAACAGGAATTTTAATGTCTATTAAATCGGATTTCATGTTTGATTTAATCGCATCACGTGCAATATATAATGTTTTGATGGCTTTATTACGATCGTTTACCGTGTTGAATACGTCATCTACAATCTCTTTTGTAGCAACTGTTGGGTCATAAAATACTTCACGTGTTTTACGCTTCACATATTCATAATCTCCTCTTTTAGGATAAGTTTCACCAAAAGATTTTTCATATAATCCAGAGCTCCCTGTTAGACATAAAGCAGTTACTAATTCTGGTCTTTTATGGCTTACGACTAAACCGATATGTCCACCTAATGAATTACCAACTAAAATAACAGGTTCTTGAATAACTGTTTCAATAAATTTTGCAACGTGTTTTGCAATGTTAGTCACGTTTGTACTAATAACTGGTAAAGAATACAAAGGTAATTCTGGTGCGTATACTTTATAACCTCTCTGCGAGAAATAACTTGTTAATGAGCTAAAGTTACTAAGTTCCCCCATTAATCCATGTAATAATACGATAGGTTTACCCTCTCCTTCTTCTATATAAGAGAATTTGTCTTTCTTTTTTAAGCTAAAAAACATCTACTTGTTGTTAAGTCGACAAATTTAGTCAATAATTATATTATAGAATAATTTATTCGAAAAACTTTAATTCTTACAGCATGGTTTCAGATGTATATTGATATATTAAGAGCTATATAAATAATTGATTTCAAAAAAGATTGTACTTATTTATAAATGAATATTTTAAGTTTTAAAATGTTAAAATGGAATTGTTAATAAATTTTTAAAATAAATGTGGTAAAAAATGGTAAATTGTGGTAAAATATTTTTTATTTTTGGAAAAATTCTATCATGAATTCATTGTTTGGTACATATGAGTGCAAAGTCGATACAAAAGGCAGGCTCCCAATACCAGCGGGTTTAAAGAAGCAACTTGCTGATTGTATGGAGGATGGTTTTGTGATAAAGCGTTCTGTATTCCAACAATGTTTAGAGATACATCCCATGAAAAACTGGGAGAAAATTATGATTGATTTAGGAAAACTGAATCGATTTGTTAAAAAAAATAGTGATTTTATTCGAATTTACACTGCTGGAGTGAAGATGGTAGAAGTAGATTCGAATTGTCGTTTGCAAATCTCAAAGGATTTGGTGAAATATGCCTCAATTGATAAAGATGTGGTGTTGAGTTCATCAGTCGATTTTATTGAGATTTGGGATAAAGAGTTGTACGAAAGTATTATTAATAATGTTGATGATGTCGATTTTGCTCAAATAGCAGAAGATATCATGGGAAATTTAAACGAAGATGAGTGAATATCATAATCCAGTATTGTTAAAAGAAAGTGTTGATGCATTAATTATTAATGATTCAGGGATTTATGTGGATTGTACTTTCGGAGGTGGTGGTCACTCTCGCGAAATTGTAAGTCGTTTAGCAGAAGGTGGAAAGTTGTATTCTTTCGATCAAGATGAAGATGCTGTTCGCAATAAGTTTTACGATCCAAAATTCGAATTAATTGAACAGAATTTTAGATTCTTAAAAAATAATTTACGTTTCCGAATGGTTCGTGAAGTAGACGGTGTTCTTGCAGATTTAGGGGTTTCTTCTCATCAATTTGATACACCAGATCGTGGGTTTTCTACACGTTTTGATGGTGAATTGGATATGCGAATGAATCAAAATTCAAAATTATCAGCTAAAACGATTGTTAATGAATATGAGGAAGAAGATTTAGCTCGTATTTTTTATGATTATGGTGAGTTACAAGGATCATATCGTTTAGCGAAAGAAATTATTAAAGCAAGAGCAGATAAACCGATTGAAACTATTGATGAATTAAAAGCAATTTTCTCATTTATTCCCAAGATGAAAGAGAATAAGTTCTTTGCTCAAATGTTTCAAGCTTTACGTATCGAGGTGAATGACGAAATGGCTGCGTTAAAAGAAATGTTGATGCAGTGTGCAGAAGTAGTGAAACCGGGAGGGCGTCTTGTGATTATTTCTTACCATTCATTAGAAGATCGTTTAGTGAAACGATTCATTAAAAATGGAATGTTTGAAGGAGAGCCTGAACGTGATATGTATGGGAATTGGTATGCGCCATTTAAACCCTTACAATCAAAGGTTATTGTTCCGACGCAAGAAGAAATTAATGTTAATCCAAGAGCACGTAGTGCTAAAATGAGAATCGCAGTAAGAAACGAAAATGAATAAGAAAGGTAAACAAGGTAGAGTAGAAAAGATAAAGAAGGAGGATTTGCCTTCTCGAAATACGATTTTCAAGATTTTAGCTGGAGATTTTTTAATCAATAGTAGTTCAAGAAAAAACTGGTCTTTTATAATTTACGTTGTATTCTTAGCTTTTTTAAGTATTACCAGTTCCCATTGGGTGGATCGAAAAGTAGTTCGGATTAATGAATTACAAGAAAGTGTTGAAGATTTAAGATCTCAATATACCGATAAGCATCGCGATTTAATGCGCATGCAATTGGAAACTGAAATTATTAGTAAAACAGAAATGTATGGGCTTAAAATACCAGATAAGCAACCATACTATATAGTAGAAAAAATTGATGAATAACGATAATAAAAAATGGATAGTAATTAAAGGTTGGATTGTCGCTGGGGGACTGGCGATATGGGCTATTACTATCATTTTTTTTATGTTTAGAATCAATGTGATTGAAGGGGAAGAATTGGAGGCTTTTGCGGCTAAAAATAATTTCCGTCTTGATACAGTAGAAGCTGAACGAGGAAATTTATATGCCTCTAACGGTGCTTTAATGGCTACAACCGTTACAAAACATAATATTTATGTGGATTTAGTAGCGATTAAAGATGAGCTGTATAATGAACAAATTGGAGCGCTTTCAGATTCTTTAGGACGAATGTTTGAAAAATCGTCAGTTCATTTTTTGGATAAATTCAATAAAGAAAGACAAAAGAAAAACCGTTACATGATGTTGGTCAAAGGATTAGATTATGATCAATATCAACGCATACGTAAATTTCCAATTTTCAATAAAGGTCAAAATAAAGGTGGATTTATTCATGAAACTGAATCTATTCGTGAATTGATTGTTTCGGATATTGGAGCGCGTACAATCGGTTATGATGATTCGAGAGGAAAAGTTGGGTTAGAAGGAGCTTATAGTGATCTTTTAACAGGAGTCGAAGGTCGTCGTTGGGAGCAATTCATGGGACGTGGAAAATGGAAACCATTTAAGCAATGGGAGCAAGAACCACAACCTGGGTCGTCTGTTTATACCACAATAGATGCTGATTTACAAATGATATCTTATGATGCTTTGTATCAGCAACTTTCTGCTTTTGAGGCACAGCACGGAAGTGTAGTGGTGATGGAAGTAGCAACAGGTAAAATACGTGCCATTGTTAACTTGACACGTAAAGAGAATGGAACATACGTCGATGATTATAATTATGCCGTAGGTGAGGCAGCTGAACCAGGATCTACATTCAAAGCTGTATCGATGTTAATCGGTATGGATGATGGGTATTTTAATAAAAATACTGTGGTAGAAACAGGTGGTGGTGCTTACAAATTATACAATAGAAGAATTACCGATTCGCATGCGAATGGTACATTAACTGTAGATGGTGTAATTAAAAAATCTTCTAATATCGGTACGGCTAAATTAATCAATGAGCATTACAATTCTCAGCCAGAAAAGTTCTTTAAAAAATTAGAACAATGGCATATGACAAAACCTCTTGGAGTTGATATCCTTGGGGAAGGTAAGCCGATTATGCATCGACCTGATTCTAAATCATGGTCGAATGTTACTTTACCTGTAATGTCCTATGGTTACGGATTAAGTATTACACCAATACAATTGGTGACATTTTATAACGCAATTGCCAATAATGGAAAGATGGTTAAACCTCTTTTTATGGATAAAATTGCGAAAAAAGGGGAGGAAGATATTGTTTTTGAACCTGTTGTTTTGGTAGAGCGTTTGACTTCTATAGAGAATATAAAAGCAATGCAAGATATGTTGAAGGGAGCCGTAACGGAAGGTACAGCTCGATTAATTCATACGGATAACTACGAAATTGCAGGAAAAACAGGTACAGCACGAGTTGAATATTGGAAAAAAGATCAAGGTATGCAATACCGTGCATCTTTTGCGGGGTACTTTCCAGCAGACAAACCAAAGTATTCTTGTATCGTAGTGGTGCATAAACCAAATCCTCAAAAAGGATATTATGGAGGTGGTGTAACAGCTCCTGTATTTAAGAAGATTGCAGATTGGGTATATTCAAAAACTCCCATACCTTTGCCATCTGATATTAAAAAGTCTGGTAAAAATGTAATTAACGAATTCGCAAAAGAATCGGTGATTAATGTGAGCAAAGTTCAAAACATTGTTCCAAATGTCATGGGGTATTCCGGAAGTAAAGCTATTCCTGTATTGGAAAATATGGGCTTAGATGTACGTTATTCTGGGATTGGTCGTGTGACAAATCAATCTTTACCAGCCGGAAAAAGATTTAAAAAAGGTGAAACAATTTATTTAATGTTGGAGAGAT from Faecalibacter sp. LW9 encodes:
- a CDS encoding type II 3-dehydroquinate dehydratase; this encodes MKQIQIINGPNLNLLGVREPEIYGTQTFEDFFIEIRKQFPDCSIHYYQSNHEGDLIDLIHKVGFSYDGIVLNAGAYTHYSYALADAIKAVKTPVVEVHISDIYAREGFRATSVTGVNCIKIISGKGLPGYIEAIKEFIK
- a CDS encoding FtsL-like putative cell division protein; translated protein: MNKKGKQGRVEKIKKEDLPSRNTIFKILAGDFLINSSSRKNWSFIIYVVFLAFLSITSSHWVDRKVVRINELQESVEDLRSQYTDKHRDLMRMQLETEIISKTEMYGLKIPDKQPYYIVEKIDE
- the rsmH gene encoding 16S rRNA (cytosine(1402)-N(4))-methyltransferase RsmH, translating into MSEYHNPVLLKESVDALIINDSGIYVDCTFGGGGHSREIVSRLAEGGKLYSFDQDEDAVRNKFYDPKFELIEQNFRFLKNNLRFRMVREVDGVLADLGVSSHQFDTPDRGFSTRFDGELDMRMNQNSKLSAKTIVNEYEEEDLARIFYDYGELQGSYRLAKEIIKARADKPIETIDELKAIFSFIPKMKENKFFAQMFQALRIEVNDEMAALKEMLMQCAEVVKPGGRLVIISYHSLEDRLVKRFIKNGMFEGEPERDMYGNWYAPFKPLQSKVIVPTQEEINVNPRARSAKMRIAVRNENE
- a CDS encoding alpha/beta hydrolase, yielding MFFSLKKKDKFSYIEEGEGKPIVLLHGLMGELSNFSSLTSYFSQRGYKVYAPELPLYSLPVISTNVTNIAKHVAKFIETVIQEPVILVGNSLGGHIGLVVSHKRPELVTALCLTGSSGLYEKSFGETYPKRGDYEYVKRKTREVFYDPTVATKEIVDDVFNTVNDRNKAIKTLYIARDAIKSNMKSDLIDIKIPVCLIWGKQDNVTPPEVAVEFNEELPDASLYWIDKCGHAPMMEHPDLFNEILDQWLIEKNIAPSVK
- a CDS encoding penicillin-binding protein is translated as MFRINVIEGEELEAFAAKNNFRLDTVEAERGNLYASNGALMATTVTKHNIYVDLVAIKDELYNEQIGALSDSLGRMFEKSSVHFLDKFNKERQKKNRYMMLVKGLDYDQYQRIRKFPIFNKGQNKGGFIHETESIRELIVSDIGARTIGYDDSRGKVGLEGAYSDLLTGVEGRRWEQFMGRGKWKPFKQWEQEPQPGSSVYTTIDADLQMISYDALYQQLSAFEAQHGSVVVMEVATGKIRAIVNLTRKENGTYVDDYNYAVGEAAEPGSTFKAVSMLIGMDDGYFNKNTVVETGGGAYKLYNRRITDSHANGTLTVDGVIKKSSNIGTAKLINEHYNSQPEKFFKKLEQWHMTKPLGVDILGEGKPIMHRPDSKSWSNVTLPVMSYGYGLSITPIQLVTFYNAIANNGKMVKPLFMDKIAKKGEEDIVFEPVVLVERLTSIENIKAMQDMLKGAVTEGTARLIHTDNYEIAGKTGTARVEYWKKDQGMQYRASFAGYFPADKPKYSCIVVVHKPNPQKGYYGGGVTAPVFKKIADWVYSKTPIPLPSDIKKSGKNVINEFAKESVINVSKVQNIVPNVMGYSGSKAIPVLENMGLDVRYSGIGRVTNQSLPAGKRFKKGETIYLMLER
- a CDS encoding thioredoxin family protein, translated to MKRFSFVFGAFLMTLSLAFAQTAEKKKIYDESANAQQQINDAVAKASTQKKHVLLQIGGNWCAWCIMFNELTQKNEEINSYLNENYEVVHVNYSPKNKNDEVLASLKHPERFGFPVFVILDQNGNLLHTQNSAYLESKEVKGHDPKEVLSFLQSWSYKALDPASYIKK
- the mraZ gene encoding division/cell wall cluster transcriptional repressor MraZ yields the protein MNSLFGTYECKVDTKGRLPIPAGLKKQLADCMEDGFVIKRSVFQQCLEIHPMKNWEKIMIDLGKLNRFVKKNSDFIRIYTAGVKMVEVDSNCRLQISKDLVKYASIDKDVVLSSSVDFIEIWDKELYESIINNVDDVDFAQIAEDIMGNLNEDE
- the yihA gene encoding ribosome biogenesis GTP-binding protein YihA/YsxC, with protein sequence MMIKKAEFLKSSQKYTECPPPFKPEYAFIGRSNVGKSSLINMLANKKSLAKTSATPGKTQLINTFEMDDTWYLTDLPGYGFAKAPKGVRGGFNRMIYDYIEFRKNLVNVFLLIDSRHKPQQIDLQFMQWLGNKGIPFSIVFTKLDKLSSTEFQKNLNNYKNELLKTWEELPVIFSSSSSSQIGKLEILGYIESLNEHLVDEFKKEQYKKEY